Genomic segment of Sphingomonas sp. KRR8:
CGAGCCGCCAGTCATCAGCAAGCCTCGGCCCGTTCCGACAGTTCCGGGCAGCGTCTTGCCGCTGCCGCCCGCTAAATATGATCCCTCTCTGCAGGTAGGCGGAAGCGACATCAAGGCCCGCAAGGTGGACACTCGGCTGGGCGTGGACGTCCGGATCAACGATCGTGGACCCTATCGCTTCATTGTCGACAGTGGAGCCGACTCCTCCGTCATCGGCGTCTCGCTTGCCCGTCAGCTGGAGTTGCCGTTGGGTACTCCCGCCACACTTCACGGCATGACGGGAACCACGCTTGTCGATAGGGTGAAGGTCGCCTCACTGACGGTGGGGGCAACCACTGTTCACGACCTGCAACTGCCCGCGCTCAGTGAGGAAAATGTCGGCAGCGCCGGTTTGATCGGCCTGGACGCCCTCGTCGAGCAAAGGCTGATGCTCGATTTCGAGAAACGCCTGATCAAGGTCGAGGACGGACGCGTGCCGATCAAGGCGCTGCCCGGTGAAATTGTCGTGGTGGCACGGCGTCGGCGCGGGCAGCTGATCATGACTGGCGTCCGCGCAGCCGACCAGCGGCTGGACGCCATCATCGACACCGGTAGCGAAGTGACGATCGGCAACCTGGCGCTTCGCGATCGTCTGGTCCGCAAGAAACGGGCGACGCTTCGCACCATCGACATGATCGGGGTCACCGGCACCCCGATCAAGATCGAGCTGGCCGTGATCAGCGATCTGGAGGTCGGTCCCATCCTGCTGCGTGATGTTCCGATCGCGTTCGTTGACGCTCCGCCGTTTGCGCTATTCGGGCTGGCGAAGCAGCCGGCCATGCTGCTGGGAACGGACCTGATGGAGCAGTTCCGTCGGGTGTCGCTCGATTTTCGTGCGCGCAGGGTGCGCTTCCAGCTCCGCCGTTGCGTCAGCGAAGGTATCACCATCAGCACCAATCCCGACCGGGTGACACGCATCCAAGGCGTGGGTGGTAATCAGGCCTGCCAGGATTAGGGCGCATTCTGCGAAACCCATTGCCGCAATCCTGCCGCACGACGTTGCCACTGGCGAGCGCTCACTTTAGGACGCCGCCATGACTGACCGCGACGAACGGCTCGACACCATCCAGCGCCTCATTGGCGAGTTCAACAAGAAGGGGATCGCCGTTTCGGAAGGCACCCGCTTTGCCCAGGACCTCGAGTGGGACAGCCTCACCGTCATGGATTTCGTCGCAGCGGTCGAGGATGAGTTTGACATCATCATCACCATGAACCGCGCCGCCGATATCGAGACCGTCGGCCAGCTGGTTGATGCGGTGGGCGAGCTTAGCCAGCCGGGGAACGCATGACCGATCCTGGCCTGGCGATGACCGCCGATGCAGGGCAGCCAAGTGTGCGGGGCACCGCGCCCGACCTGTTCGACAAGTTCCAGCCACTGATCGACCAGCGCCAAGCGTTACTGTCGACGGGGCTGACGGACCCGTTCAACCTCGTGATGGAGCGAGTGGAAAGCCCCACCGTCGCCATCTGCAACGGCAAGCGGACGATTCTGCTCGGCACCTACAATTACATGGGCATGACATTCGATCCGGACGTCATCGCGGCCGGCAAGAAGGCACTGGACGAATTCGGCGCTGGAACGACCGGCAGCCGGGTGCTCAATGGCACCTACCAGGGACACCGCGAGTGCGAGGACGCGCTGCGCGACTTCTACGGCATGTCCGGGGCGATGGTCTTCTCGACCGGATACCAAGCGAATCTCGGCATCATCTCCACGCTGGCGGGCAAGGACGATTACGTCATCCTCGACATCGATAGCCATGCGTCAATCTACGACGGCTGCGGGCTCGGAAACGCCCAGATCGTCGCATTTCGTCACAATGACGTCGAAGCGCTGGAAAAAAGGCTGAAGAGGCTTCCGGCCGAGGCGGGCAAGCTGGTCGTGCTGGAAGGCGTTTATTCGATGCTTGGCGACGTTGCCCCGCTCAAGGAGATGGTCGCTGTCTCCAAGGCGCATGGCGCAATGGTGCTGGTAGACGAGGCGCATTCGATGGGCTTCATCGGCGAACACGGCCGCGGCGTCGCCGAAGCCCAAGGTGTCATCGACGATGTCGACTTCATCATCGGGACTTTCAGCAAGAGCGTCGGGACCGTCGGTGGCTTCTGCGTGTCGAACCATCCCAAGTTCGAGATATTGCGGCTGGTGTGTCGGCCCTATGTCTTCACCGCCAGCCTACCGCCAAGTGTTGTCGCAACGGCGGCAACCTCCATCCGCAAGCTCATGCATGGCGGGAACAAGCGCGCGCACCTGATCGAGAACAGCAAGCGGCTCCATGGCGGACTGAAGGGCCTTGGCTTCCATCTCGGCACCGACACACCGCAGTCGGCAATCATCGCGGTGATCATGCCCGACCTCGAGCGGGGGGCGGCGATGTGGGAAGCGCTGCTGCACGAGGGCCTCTATGTGAACCTGGCGCGGCCTCCCGCGACGCCGCAGGGAATGACGCTGCTGCGCTGCTCCCTCTGTGCGGAACATAGCGAGGAACAGGTCGGCGAGATCCTCGGCATGTTCGAAGCGGCCGGGAAGCGCGTCGGGGTAATCTAGCGAACCTTGCCAAGGGTGCCGGCGAAGCGCACCATCGGTTGATGCTCCTAATGATTGCCGCCTTGGCAGCGGTCGTGACGCCGGTGCAGGCGACGCAGCCTGATCAAAGGTTGCGTGCAGACCTGCTGGAAGGCGAGTGGCGGACCAGCCAGATGGAGATGGCCGGCGCGCTGAAATTGATGCCGGGCGGCCGCTTTCGTTATGCGCTGAGTTATGGCGCGGCCGATGAGGTCGCCGAGGGCCGCTGGGAGCTGCGTGGTGATCGCATCGCGCTGACTAGCGATCCGATGCCCGTGCCTCCCGCCTTTGTACTGCTGAAGGACGAGCCGGCGCCCGCAGGTGAGTTGTGGGTGAAGCTCGACCCGCCGGGTTTCGGCTTTCAATTGCCGCTGGAGCTGTGGCTCGGCTATGCCGATCTTGAACCCGAGCTGCTGCGGACTGACAGCGACGGGCAAGTGCGCCTTGGCACCCTGCCCTACCCCAAAACTTTGGTGCCACAGCTGCCTATCTACGGTGGCGAGGTGGCCGGGAGGGTGGGGCTCGATCCGGCTCACGGGCATCGCGTGACCTTCCGGTTCGTTCCCAATGATCTCGGCAAGGTTGCGTTCAAGGGCGAGCAGCTCATGATCGACGGTGAGACGCTGTCCATGAACCGCTTTGACACCGGCATCCGCTTCCGCAAGGTGACTCCATGACCCTGCTCAACACCGATTTCCGCGCGGCCGCAGC
This window contains:
- a CDS encoding aminotransferase class I/II-fold pyridoxal phosphate-dependent enzyme, producing MTADAGQPSVRGTAPDLFDKFQPLIDQRQALLSTGLTDPFNLVMERVESPTVAICNGKRTILLGTYNYMGMTFDPDVIAAGKKALDEFGAGTTGSRVLNGTYQGHRECEDALRDFYGMSGAMVFSTGYQANLGIISTLAGKDDYVILDIDSHASIYDGCGLGNAQIVAFRHNDVEALEKRLKRLPAEAGKLVVLEGVYSMLGDVAPLKEMVAVSKAHGAMVLVDEAHSMGFIGEHGRGVAEAQGVIDDVDFIIGTFSKSVGTVGGFCVSNHPKFEILRLVCRPYVFTASLPPSVVATAATSIRKLMHGGNKRAHLIENSKRLHGGLKGLGFHLGTDTPQSAIIAVIMPDLERGAAMWEALLHEGLYVNLARPPATPQGMTLLRCSLCAEHSEEQVGEILGMFEAAGKRVGVI
- a CDS encoding aspartyl protease family protein translates to MIATRLILIAAGLAAGSATAALRGAYVEPPVISKPRPVPTVPGSVLPLPPAKYDPSLQVGGSDIKARKVDTRLGVDVRINDRGPYRFIVDSGADSSVIGVSLARQLELPLGTPATLHGMTGTTLVDRVKVASLTVGATTVHDLQLPALSEENVGSAGLIGLDALVEQRLMLDFEKRLIKVEDGRVPIKALPGEIVVVARRRRGQLIMTGVRAADQRLDAIIDTGSEVTIGNLALRDRLVRKKRATLRTIDMIGVTGTPIKIELAVISDLEVGPILLRDVPIAFVDAPPFALFGLAKQPAMLLGTDLMEQFRRVSLDFRARRVRFQLRRCVSEGITISTNPDRVTRIQGVGGNQACQD
- a CDS encoding acyl carrier protein — protein: MTDRDERLDTIQRLIGEFNKKGIAVSEGTRFAQDLEWDSLTVMDFVAAVEDEFDIIITMNRAADIETVGQLVDAVGELSQPGNA